TAGGTTGTCTGGTAAAAATTGCTTGTTTGTATGAGTCGATAAATCTCGGAGGATTCGGACTTCTTTGGGTATCGttgtttttgaaaacattgcTGTCCTCTAAAACGATTCTATGTGAAGCCATTGATGGTAGATCCGAATTTATTTGTTCAGTAGGAGGAGCACCAGGTAATCTGGAATCCTCAtcattattttgttttctgaCAGTATGGTTGGTACCGAATAAATGATCTACCGATCTATTGATAGGGAAAGATGGTTTTGTAGGCTGGGGatcaatctctttcttcaatgtAAGCAAGAAATCGGATACGTTATAGTTGGTTTCTTGAATAACAATCATACATTCTCTAAGTATACCGGGCCAGATCAAGCTATTTCTATAGGTATTGTGGTAAATTGGGAGCCTCAACTCCACATTTGCACAAGTGGCTCTGTAGGCCAGCTCTTGGAATGCAGTAAGTTTAACAAATAATTTTTCTGATCTCAACCCAGTGATCAATGTCTCCATTGAAGCTGGAGATAACGAAGAGATTGGTTTACCTTTATGCAAGCAACCAATTGATAGAAAGGCGTCGAAGCCAATGTTTGTAAAGTCCCATGTTTGCAAGATTAACAAGCATATACAACAAATCCTAATATGGGACCATATACCAGAGCCTAGATGTCCGAATAAAAGCTTTAATAGAATTGGAGTAATTAGAAAGAGTATTGCAGTTAACACAAGACActtcaaaaatgaatcaTGGATTCTTGAAGCCATAAACTTCTGAggatgttgatgttgagCACCGTAGTTGAAAGTAAGTCTGTCAAGATCTAAAAGTACATGTTGGATGGAATACAAAAAAGGTACCATAAACTGACAACAAAATTCGTAATGCTGTGAATGCTTTCTTGAACCAGTACCTGGAGTGAAAAAGCAACAGGAAAATGTcaaagaaaggaagaatGCGCTCACAACGTAAACTAAAAGGTACGTGATCCATTTACGGGAGACTAATTGGCCATATGATGCGCTTATCCAGCTCGTATATCCAAGGTAATTGACATGAAGATAGTTTTTCCTGGTAATAATTAGCATCAACATTGCAACATAGaaagataatatttttACTGGCCATAACAGTAATTTCTGAGATTTCGACAACTCCCATTGTGTCGTAATGGTTGTAATTAAACCGACAAGTACCGCTGTTTTGAAGAGTAAACCCCTGGCGAAATTATTAAACCTGCTCTTGCATACCCCACTGAATATCCGATGGTAAGTAAAACGAGAATCACGCAGTTGCGGTGCAACCGGTCCTAAACTCTGCACGTAAGAcatcaatgaaaacaaacCAATCAAAGATGAACACAGGTAAAAGTACAGCCTGTATAGCAATAAGCTGAGTAATTTTAGATGCTTAAAACAGACAAAGGTCAATTGGACTTTAGGACAATCAATTACCTTCCGAGTTACTTATATTATTTATTTGTATATCATCTCAAGCATTTTAAGTTCTTAACAGGTTGTGATCTAGAGATCAGGCGTCATAAAAAAATTAGATATTCGGGTAACCCTCTTATGCCAATGTCATAGTTGATTTGCATGGTAACTCGAAACTAAAGACAATCACCTCCTTGTCAGTGAGGTCAGTCTCAACATATAGACGCTAAACGCGAACCTGATGATATCGTAAACAGTTGTTACATGTAAATAAGTAAATCAACTAAATATGTGTCatattctctttctctttcttgtaACAATGGTCTCGTGTCAACTTTAACGCTTAAAAGTTGATATTCTTGTCCAAAAGatatatacaaatataTACAAGGTCACTCATAGAGTACTGAAAATATTAGAATGATTTGCGTCGCCACTTTCATGACCAATGTAAGTACTTCTATGACAGCACAGGTACTGCCAATCCTATAATGATAATGTTAAGTTTCATTGCCATCCTTTCAAAACTCCTTTCAATTTACATGGCTCTCGCGTCTTTTAATACCGATAGAAACAGATCTTTTTCAAGTTTACGTGATTTAAGCTACTGCTCTGTTtacttttttcaaatttacTGTATTGATAAACTAAAACTTAAACAAACTAGGTCAAACAGTTAACGATTTTGCGCTGTTGAATTGGACAGGATACCACCTTGCTTGTGTCTTTAACTGGTAGAAGATTTTGTGGATTGGTATATTAGTGCGACTCGCATCAATTTTCCTTTTTGCAGTTTGTTAGATATGGAGGATACAGGAAGTGGCAAGAATGGTAAAGATGACATTCAAACGAAGTTAGATAAGAAGCTAGGACCAgaatatatttcaaagagaGTAGGATTTGGATCCAGTAGAGTAGCATATATCGAAGGCTGGAAAGCAATCAATCTAGCAAACCAGATTTTTGGGTATGACGGATGGTCTACGGAGGTTAAAAATGTCACTATAGATTTCCTTGACGAAAGGCAAGGTCGATTTAGTATTGGATGCACCGCTATTGTTCGTGTTTCGTTAGCCGATGGAACGTTCAGAGAGGATATTGGGTATGGAACCGTGGAAAATGAACGGAGGAAAGCCAGCGCTTTCGAGCGTGCCAAGAAATCTGCAGTGACAGATGCGTTGAAAAGATCGTTAAGAGGGTTCGGAAACGCTCTTGGGAATTGTCTTTATGATAAGGATTTCTTGGCTAAGATTGATAAAGTGAAGTTTGATCCCCCAGATTTTGACGAGGGAAACCTTTTCAGACCTGCAGATGAATTAAGTGAGATGTCAAGATCAAATATGGTTGGAGATGCGCATACTGAGGGAccttctttgaagaaaagaagccTAACAAATGAGGATAGAAATGCCGTACCTTCTGCACCTGCACAGCAAACGTACCGGTCAAATAATCATACAACACAGAAAAGAGCACCAAAAGCACAAGCAGTAACAGCATCCGCATCACCGAATGAAGAAACTAGCAATCAACAGCAGGACCCTGATGATTTACTTGATGATTCTTTCATGTTTAGCGACGAAATACAAGATGACGATTTACTCAATATGAATACGACAacaaataacaaaaattcTACTAATAGCAGTACAACCACAACCACAATATCAGATGAAGCTACTGGTATTATCTCTCCTGTGACATTTGTTACTGCTAAAGCTGCCACATCACTGCAACATAAAGATCCCATCCCGTCAGGATCTATGTTTGACCCTAAATTTCAAGCCCAGTCCATAAGACATACCGTTGACCAGTCAGTATCTACACCAGTCAGAGCTACTAttttaaaagaaaagggCTTGGACAGTGATAGGTCCAGTATCTACTCCAAGTTCGCTCCTAAGGGCAAGGAACTGTCTGGCACAACGACAAATTCTGAACCATATGTTGCTGCTCCCCAAACGAGCGCAACAGAAAGTAACAGAAGTACCCCAACAAGATCAAATGCACAACTAGCAGGACCGCAACCTGCTCCGCAACTGCAAGGTCCTCAGCGCACCCAACTTGGAAGACCTCGTATGCTGCAACAGCCAAACAGAAGAAATGTGTCATAAAGTGTCTTAGAGAATAACTAAAGTCATCGAATTACCTGCCAAGATGAAAAATCATAGAATTTAAGAAATGATAAATGTTACGGTTTTGCCACATCTCAAGTTTGTAACCTACAGGTGTTATTTAAATATCCAACCGCTATATGTATAATTAGTTACTCATGCCTAATCTATATTCACTTGCACCCTACGCATTTTTTATTCCACAACATGAGATCACACTCTacgaaatgaaaataattgCGAGCGTTAGGCATAAGATCAATTGAGGATAACTATTTAATAAGATTTCACTATCAAAGGGCAGATATAGACAATTAATCGCCTAAGAACACGTCTCTGTATCACGTTCCAGCTTTCCAGAACGTTAATTTTTGAAGGCTACCTTTTCACTTTGTGTATAACAGCCATTCTGTTTTGAGACCTtggtttttctttcaaacaataGGAAGAGCAAATCCCATCGCAAGAGGTTTTTAGTTTGCCATCATCAACACAAAAGATGGCCGTCTTAACGAAAGCTGAAAAGCTACGGAAAGAGGAAAATGCGAAATCGTTCAAGCCGTTGATCAATGACTTAATTAACTGTGATGGTACtgatttcatcaagaagTTAAAAGATATTAAAGAATGGGATCGTTCGAGAGATGATTTGTACATTTGGATTCCTGTTCTGGATAGAATCGATGAAATCTTATCAAATGTACTGAAGAAATACTCCTATGATACTACAGACtggaagaaaaatggaTGTAAATTGGAACTAATGAACACAACAGACGAAGACGAAGTATGGGAGTATTTGGCTTTCACTACTCGTTTACTCAATAATACTATGAATCGTGGGATATACAATTCCTTGGAGGTCATGAACTCTCTATTAAACTGTCCTAATTTCAGAATTAAGCTCGGTGCTGCTAGAGTCATAGCAACAATTGGTGAAAGAAATGTCGTCTCACGTAATATTTTCGATAACAAAAGCATTATGGGTACtgatgaaatgaaagataAAAGTTTAGAACTAGCGCTATGCCTACCTTCTTCCACTACCGATGATAAAATGGAGCACTTTGCTTTGGTGGATTTGTTTTTTGACAAAAAGCAGTATCCCTCGAAACTAGGAAGCATTGAATATAAATATTTCAccaaatcaaacaaacGTACAAATAAGGATACTGTCAAATCGCCTTGCAAACAGAATTATACTCACTCTCATAAAATGCATAACTTCAAACTCTCCAAGGATGAGCTCAAATCATTAACATTGCAACAGATTTTTGATAGAGGAATGCTGGAGCTACCCAGAGAAGAATGGTTCAAGTTCTCGCTTCGAGCAACCGTTGCAAAAGCCTTCAGCGATGATTCCTTCGAAAATATGCAACTCAGAAATCaaataattcaaacaaaattCAATGCAATAGCAATCATAAATGTCATTTTTCACCCTGCTCAGGTCAGCTCtagattctttgaaatcgaTCCGTATGCTTTTAACAGTTTGTCTGAGTTTCTATCTCTTTCAGAAACTAAAGTTCCACGCGATATAAGAATGGACGCACTATTCGCATTAGAATGTATATCTTTGAAGCATATTTGGTGCTCTGATATTGTAAGGAATTTAGGTGGAAATATGTCTCATGGGCTTTTATTCCAAATTTTGAAGTATATTTCCAAATTGATCACTGAAAATAATTTGACAGAGATTGATGAGGAATACAATGTTCGTCTTTTCTATCTCATATCGAACTTGGCCGATGTGAGAGTGCTTCAAGAATCTCTTCTCAATGCTGGCCTTGTTCCTTCCATTCTTGATATCATATCCGTGAGTACAAACGATTTCAAACGTACGAAAACATCTGCAACGCATCTATTAGAGGTTTTGATGAGCAACGACTCTATTGATCCTTTTATTAATAATAATGGCTTGAACATACTCATCGAGACcttgaagaaagaggtTCAATTTGCTCTGGAACATCCCGAATATGGCACTCCTCCAAAATATTCAGTCATATTCTATTCGATTTCCTTTAGGCAAATCGCATTTATCAGAAGTTTATTAAAACTTGTCTTGAAGTTATTGTCTTGTGATTCGGGAAACAGAACTAGAAATTTGATTGACTCTCCAATTCTTGGTGCTCTTAATAGTATACTAAGAAACAAACCTGTTTTTGGTTACACTCTTTTATCTCATGTGTTAGACATCATTCAAACAGTTATTAACGTAGAACCAACAATTTATCAAGT
The genomic region above belongs to Kluyveromyces lactis strain NRRL Y-1140 chromosome B complete sequence and contains:
- the NDC1 gene encoding Ndc1p (similar to uniprot|P32500 Saccharomyces cerevisiae YML031W NDC1 Nuclear envelope protein with multiple putative transmembrane domains), producing the protein MSYVQSLGPVAPQLRDSRFTYHRIFSGVCKSRFNNFARGLLFKTAVLVGLITTITTQWELSKSQKLLLWPVKILSFYVAMLMLIITRKNYLHVNYLGYTSWISASYGQLVSRKWITYLLVYVVSAFFLSLTFSCCFFTPGTGSRKHSQHYEFCCQFMVPFLYSIQHVLLDLDRLTFNYGAQHQHPQKFMASRIHDSFLKCLVLTAILFLITPILLKLLFGHLGSGIWSHIRICCICLLILQTWDFTNIGFDAFLSIGCLHKGKPISSLSPASMETLITGLRSEKLFVKLTAFQELAYRATCANVELRLPIYHNTYRNSLIWPGILRECMIVIQETNYNVSDFLLTLKKEIDPQPTKPSFPINRSVDHLFGTNHTVRKQNNDEDSRLPGAPPTEQINSDLPSMASHRIVLEDSNVFKNNDTQRSPNPPRFIDSYKQAIFTRQPTVLSVLTDLWNWIQRRISQYFFTIDSTDNTNKKLSLFELYHISKVREAEKLCPVPVCYAECVYSMMGFIVNSVDEDPKGAVVSSVGEVLKILERSIGSLGSFTELILDGKQEKDLNDVISVLYDLCINAFLEIVLKYDTLLNDVYLDEDVVKLTQWLQKMSQDI
- the RAD52 gene encoding recombinase RAD52 (uniprot|P41768 Kluyveromyces lactis KLLA0B01782g RAD52 DNA repair and recombination protein RAD52), translated to MEDTGSGKNGKDDIQTKLDKKLGPEYISKRVGFGSSRVAYIEGWKAINLANQIFGYDGWSTEVKNVTIDFLDERQGRFSIGCTAIVRVSLADGTFREDIGYGTVENERRKASAFERAKKSAVTDALKRSLRGFGNALGNCLYDKDFLAKIDKVKFDPPDFDEGNLFRPADELSEMSRSNMVGDAHTEGPSLKKRSLTNEDRNAVPSAPAQQTYRSNNHTTQKRAPKAQAVTASASPNEETSNQQQDPDDLLDDSFMFSDEIQDDDLLNMNTTTNNKNSTNSSTTTTTISDEATGIISPVTFVTAKAATSLQHKDPIPSGSMFDPKFQAQSIRHTVDQSVSTPVRATILKEKGLDSDRSSIYSKFAPKGKELSGTTTNSEPYVAAPQTSATESNRSTPTRSNAQLAGPQPAPQLQGPQRTQLGRPRMLQQPNRRNVS